TATCCAGGAGTTCTGCTCAACAACGTACGGCGTGACCTTCCCCCTCATGGATAAGGTCAAGGTCAACGGTCGGTCTGCACATCCGCTGTATGCGGAGCTCACCAAAACTACGGATGCAGATGGCAAAGCGGGCAAGGTCAAATGGAACTTCGAGAAGTTCGTGCTGACCCCCGACGACCAGGTATTCCGGTTCCGACCCACGACGCTTCCCAACGACCCCAGCGTCATCGCGGCCGTCGAGTCGGCGCTCCCAGCAATCAAATAGCTCGTTCCCGGGGTGCATTCTCGCTCGTGGGGCGCGAAATTCTGCGCTCCACGAGCGAGAATGCGCCCCACGAGTGGCTAGGCGTTGCGGGCCAGGATGCTCTCCTTCAGATCCTTACGCAGGATCTTGCCAATGAGCGAGCGCGGGAGCTCGGTCGCAACCTCGATGGTGCGCGGCACCTTGTAGGGGGTCAGGCCGGTGCGGCAGTGCTCTCGGATGGCGTCTTCATCAAACGCGTACCCGTTGCGCATGACCACGACGGCGTACACCGTTTCGCCGCCTTGTTCGCGGGGGAGGCCGATCACTGCGGCATCCTCAACTCCGTCGTAGGTGCGCAGTACCGCCTCAACTTCGGTGGGTGAGACGTTGAAGCCGCCGGTCACGATGAGTTCTTTTTTGCGATCAACGATGGTCACGAAGCCGTCGCTATCAACCGTGGCGATGTCGCCAGTTCGCAACCATCCGTCCGGAGTGAGCGTTTCTGCGGTCGCTTCGGCGTTTTTCCAATAGCCAGAAAAGACCTGCGGGCCGCGGAACAGCAGCTCACCTGGGCCGCCGTCGCTGGCATCCTGATCTGGATGCTCAACATCCATGAGTTTGATCTCGCAGTCGGGGAGCGGCACACCAACGGTGCCAGGCTTGCGGGAATCACCGACAGGGTTGCAGAGCGCAACCGGTGCAGCCTCGGTGAGGCCATAGCCCTCAACGAGCCAGCCGCCGGTTGCATCCTCCCAGCGCTTGACGGTTGCGCTTGGCAGGTCCATCGCGCCGGAAATTGCACACGCGATGCCACCAAGATT
The DNA window shown above is from Lysinibacter cavernae and carries:
- a CDS encoding glutathione peroxidase; translation: MTLRDIPFTTMDGSTATLADYEGKVVMIVNVASKCGLTPQYETLEELQRTYEDQGFTVLGFPCNQFAFQEPGNNEAIQEFCSTTYGVTFPLMDKVKVNGRSAHPLYAELTKTTDADGKAGKVKWNFEKFVLTPDDQVFRFRPTTLPNDPSVIAAVESALPAIK